The following proteins are encoded in a genomic region of Natronorubrum halophilum:
- a CDS encoding ABC transporter ATP-binding protein translates to MSGPGTRTGAAAETGAAGSGDTGDAVDLAVHLDGITKRFPGVVANDDVDLRVERGTVHALLGENGAGKTTLMNVLYGLYEPNEGRVVVNGDERAFDSPRDAIDAGVGMIHQHFMLVDTMTVAENIALGNEPTKWGGLAVDRERINREIRDLCDRYGFDVDPQATVEEISVGVQQRVEILKALYRGADILILDEPTAVLTPQEVEGLYDVLEELTNQGKTIIFITHKLGEATHAADGITILRDGESVSTVDPDRTTREELAEHMVGREVLLETETDPAETGTAILSASDLAVEDARGVEVVSGIDLEVRAGEILGIAGVDGNGQAELIEAITGIRTPDRGEIAFVDEDITEWTRRERIDAGMAYIPEDRQERGLVMPFDLVENGVLGSQRSPPFARSGRIDWDGVRGHSEEIIDTYDVRPPDADADAESLSGGNQQKFIVGREFERDPRLVVATHPTRGVDIGSTEFIHERLLELRKEGVATLLVSSNLDEVRSLSDRLAVIYEGSFIDVTDPDDLTEEELGLLMAGERPADRSDSSPDAVTDAPEPTADSELGGER, encoded by the coding sequence ATGAGTGGACCGGGAACACGAACGGGGGCGGCTGCAGAAACGGGAGCGGCCGGTTCAGGTGACACGGGAGACGCCGTCGATCTCGCCGTTCACCTGGACGGAATTACCAAGCGGTTCCCAGGAGTCGTCGCGAACGACGACGTCGATCTCCGGGTCGAGCGAGGGACCGTTCACGCGCTGCTCGGGGAGAACGGGGCGGGAAAGACGACGCTGATGAACGTCCTCTACGGGTTGTACGAGCCCAACGAGGGCCGCGTCGTCGTCAACGGCGACGAGCGGGCGTTCGACTCCCCCCGCGACGCCATCGACGCGGGTGTCGGAATGATCCACCAGCACTTCATGCTGGTCGATACGATGACCGTCGCCGAGAACATCGCGCTGGGAAACGAACCCACGAAGTGGGGCGGTCTGGCGGTCGACCGCGAGCGTATCAACCGCGAGATTCGCGACCTCTGTGACCGATACGGGTTCGACGTCGACCCGCAGGCGACCGTCGAGGAGATCAGCGTCGGCGTTCAGCAACGCGTCGAGATTCTCAAGGCGCTGTACCGCGGTGCCGACATCCTCATCCTCGACGAGCCGACCGCCGTCCTCACACCGCAGGAGGTCGAGGGGCTTTACGACGTACTCGAGGAACTCACGAACCAGGGGAAAACGATCATTTTCATCACGCACAAACTCGGCGAGGCGACCCACGCCGCGGACGGAATCACCATCCTTCGCGACGGCGAATCCGTCAGCACGGTCGATCCCGACCGCACGACCAGAGAGGAACTGGCCGAGCACATGGTCGGTCGGGAAGTGTTGCTCGAGACCGAGACCGATCCGGCCGAAACGGGGACCGCGATCCTTTCGGCGAGCGATCTCGCGGTCGAGGACGCCCGCGGCGTCGAGGTCGTTTCGGGGATCGATCTCGAGGTTCGGGCCGGTGAAATCCTCGGAATCGCCGGCGTCGACGGGAACGGACAGGCCGAACTGATCGAAGCGATCACCGGTATTCGGACCCCGGATCGGGGCGAGATCGCCTTCGTGGACGAGGATATCACGGAGTGGACGCGACGCGAGCGGATCGACGCCGGGATGGCGTACATCCCGGAGGACCGCCAGGAGCGCGGTCTCGTGATGCCGTTCGACCTCGTCGAAAACGGGGTTCTGGGCAGCCAGCGATCGCCGCCGTTCGCCCGGTCCGGCCGCATCGACTGGGACGGCGTCCGCGGCCACTCGGAAGAGATCATCGACACCTACGACGTCCGGCCGCCGGACGCCGACGCGGACGCCGAGTCGCTATCGGGCGGCAACCAGCAGAAGTTCATCGTCGGCCGCGAATTCGAGCGCGATCCGCGGCTGGTCGTGGCGACACACCCCACTCGCGGGGTCGACATCGGCTCGACGGAGTTCATCCACGAGCGACTGCTGGAACTCCGGAAGGAGGGTGTCGCGACCCTGCTCGTCTCTTCGAACCTCGACGAAGTCCGCAGCCTCTCGGATCGACTCGCGGTCATCTACGAGGGATCGTTCATCGACGTTACCGATCCCGACGACCTCACCGAAGAGGAACTCGGACTGCTCATGGCGGGCGAGCGGCCGGCGGATCGCTCGGACTCGAGTCCGGACGCGGTTACCGACGCGCCGGAGCCGACAGCGGACTCCGAACTCGGTGGTGAGCGATGA
- a CDS encoding ABC transporter permease, with the protein MRRRFERLLRRLLRASVLERIAISIAALVASMLIGVVLVFVAGGFASCRVGLDVAGWTFCYNPMQVYYELFLGALGHPLEAGWHPLNFWMAKTLQQTTLLIFTGLSFAVAYRAGLFNIGTQGQLVVGSLTTAVTVLYAAAVVPGGLVGMLILIPLGVLAGAVAGGFFGAIPGALKAYGGANEVITTIMLNFIAVGITSTLLSWKFQDPNSSNPKTAPVPEYAEIPTIPYVGFDDSVSFSLLALAFAVALMIGITWLLTRTSFGYELRTSGTQPEAAAYGGVDEKRMTVASMTLSGAIGGIAGAFWVLMVHGNWLKNVPALGFDGIAVSILASNNPLGIGVSALLFGTLESGSQNISTATDVPPELVGILSGLIILFVAMPEFFRMIGGRYVDVGNRDPVRADGGETAGDDGGEADA; encoded by the coding sequence ATGAGACGGCGGTTCGAACGACTGCTCCGGCGACTGCTCCGCGCATCGGTGCTCGAACGGATCGCCATCAGTATCGCGGCGCTCGTCGCATCGATGCTGATCGGCGTCGTCCTCGTGTTCGTCGCCGGCGGGTTCGCCTCCTGTCGCGTCGGACTGGACGTTGCGGGGTGGACCTTCTGTTACAACCCGATGCAGGTCTACTACGAGTTGTTCCTCGGGGCGCTCGGCCATCCGCTCGAGGCCGGCTGGCATCCCCTGAACTTCTGGATGGCGAAGACGCTCCAGCAGACGACGCTGTTGATCTTCACCGGGCTATCCTTCGCGGTGGCCTACCGGGCCGGCCTGTTCAACATCGGCACGCAGGGACAGTTGGTCGTCGGGAGTCTCACGACGGCGGTCACCGTGCTCTACGCGGCGGCGGTCGTCCCCGGCGGCCTCGTCGGGATGCTCATCCTGATCCCGCTGGGCGTTCTCGCTGGCGCGGTCGCTGGCGGATTCTTCGGAGCGATACCCGGCGCGCTCAAGGCCTACGGCGGCGCGAACGAGGTAATCACGACCATCATGCTCAACTTCATCGCCGTCGGGATCACCTCGACGCTCCTGTCCTGGAAGTTCCAGGATCCCAACAGTAGCAATCCGAAGACTGCGCCCGTTCCCGAGTACGCCGAAATTCCGACTATCCCGTACGTCGGCTTCGACGACTCGGTGAGCTTCTCGCTGCTCGCACTCGCCTTCGCAGTCGCGCTCATGATCGGGATCACCTGGTTGCTCACCCGAACCTCGTTCGGCTACGAGCTGCGAACCAGCGGTACCCAGCCGGAGGCGGCCGCGTACGGCGGCGTCGACGAAAAACGCATGACCGTCGCGAGTATGACCCTCTCGGGTGCGATCGGCGGGATCGCCGGTGCCTTCTGGGTGCTCATGGTTCACGGTAACTGGCTCAAAAACGTCCCGGCGCTGGGATTCGACGGCATCGCCGTCTCGATTCTCGCGAGCAACAACCCGCTGGGAATCGGCGTGTCGGCGCTCCTGTTCGGCACCCTCGAGAGCGGCTCGCAGAATATCAGTACCGCGACGGACGTCCCGCCGGAGCTGGTGGGCATCCTGAGCGGACTCATTATCCTGTTCGTCGCGATGCCGGAGTTCTTCCGGATGATCGGCGGCCGGTACGTCGACGTCGGAAACCGGGACCCCGTCCGCGCGGACGGCGGCGAAACGGCCGGCGACGACGGAGGTGAGGCCGATGCGTAA
- a CDS encoding phosphohexomutase domain-containing protein, whose translation MTLFGTAGIRGPVEEVTPSLALSVGQATGEPGETFVVGRDGRETGPALAAAVEAGLESAGADVRRVGEVPTPALAFASRGRKGVMLTASHNPPEDNGIKLFANGVEYDRNAERAIEDRIEGDDDPDTTNLARWDQWGRPSTLEVLDQYRDAVVAYVREQFGDSRSADGTPTPLAGLSVAVDCGNGMGSHATPRVLERLGAEVIAINANVDGHFDARESKPTPETLSEFVAFLEEGSFDIGLAHDGDADRLVVLGPDGEVIHEDTVLAVVAAHYTETSDVDDPVVVTTPNASARIDEQVRSAGGRVERVRLGALHEGIARVRREAARGAEGADDDTAVVFAAEPWKHIHTAFGGWIDGVASAAVVAALVANAGNTAALRDPITERPYRKISVDCPDDVKVDAMAALETALPDAFPEATVDTDYGVRLEFDDASWVLVRPSGTEPYVRIYAESDAVDELVEAARTVVESTIADSS comes from the coding sequence ATGACGCTATTTGGGACTGCAGGGATCCGCGGTCCGGTCGAAGAGGTCACCCCATCGTTGGCGCTCTCGGTCGGGCAGGCCACCGGTGAACCCGGGGAGACGTTCGTCGTCGGTCGCGACGGGCGAGAAACCGGCCCCGCGCTCGCCGCGGCCGTCGAAGCCGGCCTCGAGAGTGCCGGGGCCGACGTGCGCCGCGTCGGCGAAGTACCGACGCCCGCGCTCGCGTTCGCCTCGCGCGGGCGAAAAGGAGTGATGCTCACCGCGAGCCACAACCCGCCCGAGGACAACGGAATCAAACTCTTCGCGAACGGCGTCGAGTACGACCGCAACGCCGAGCGAGCGATCGAGGATCGAATCGAGGGAGACGACGATCCCGACACGACCAATCTCGCCCGGTGGGATCAGTGGGGCCGGCCGTCAACGCTCGAAGTCCTCGACCAGTACCGCGACGCCGTCGTCGCCTACGTTCGCGAGCAGTTCGGCGACAGTCGTTCGGCGGACGGAACGCCCACGCCGCTCGCCGGCCTCTCCGTCGCCGTCGACTGCGGAAACGGGATGGGATCACACGCGACGCCGCGGGTGCTCGAGCGCCTCGGTGCCGAGGTCATTGCGATCAACGCGAACGTCGACGGCCACTTCGACGCCCGGGAGAGCAAACCGACGCCCGAGACGCTCTCGGAGTTCGTCGCCTTTCTCGAGGAGGGGTCGTTCGATATCGGACTGGCCCACGACGGAGACGCCGATCGACTCGTCGTGCTCGGCCCCGACGGCGAGGTGATCCACGAGGATACGGTCCTGGCGGTCGTTGCAGCCCATTACACCGAGACGAGCGATGTCGATGATCCCGTCGTCGTCACCACGCCCAACGCCTCGGCCCGTATCGACGAACAGGTCCGCAGCGCCGGCGGGCGCGTCGAACGAGTTCGCCTCGGCGCGCTCCACGAGGGAATCGCTCGAGTGCGCCGCGAAGCGGCGCGGGGGGCGGAAGGCGCGGACGACGATACGGCCGTCGTCTTCGCCGCGGAGCCGTGGAAACACATCCACACCGCCTTCGGCGGCTGGATCGACGGCGTCGCGAGCGCCGCCGTCGTCGCCGCGCTGGTCGCCAACGCTGGCAATACGGCCGCCCTTCGTGACCCCATCACCGAGCGACCCTACCGAAAGATCAGCGTCGACTGTCCCGACGACGTCAAAGTCGACGCGATGGCCGCCCTCGAGACCGCTCTCCCCGACGCGTTCCCCGAGGCTACAGTCGACACCGACTACGGCGTTCGCCTCGAGTTCGATGACGCCTCGTGGGTCCTCGTCCGGCCGAGCGGAACCGAGCCGTACGTGCGGATCTACGCCGAAAGCGATGCCGTCGACGAACTCGTCGAAGCGGCACGCACCGTCGTCGAGTCGACCATCGCCGACTCGAGTTGA
- a CDS encoding DUF488 domain-containing protein, producing MDRETDGTLTDTYVAAIQHDRADVPDDATLVGVVRKPTPWFHAAVDENRAALAPSAELLETFQATVDDLKMRGICAEGAHNAAWDEVGFEAAYRDHLEESADARAALADVVDRLEDGESLALVCYENTDKKRCHRTVLRDVLETEGAEVRD from the coding sequence ATGGACCGCGAAACCGACGGAACGCTCACGGACACTTACGTCGCCGCCATTCAACACGACCGCGCGGACGTGCCCGACGACGCGACGCTCGTCGGCGTCGTCCGAAAGCCCACGCCGTGGTTTCACGCCGCCGTCGACGAGAATCGCGCCGCGCTTGCTCCGTCCGCGGAGCTGCTCGAGACGTTTCAGGCGACCGTCGACGACCTGAAAATGCGCGGCATCTGTGCGGAGGGAGCCCACAACGCCGCCTGGGACGAGGTGGGGTTCGAGGCGGCGTATCGGGACCACCTCGAGGAATCGGCTGACGCGCGGGCGGCGCTCGCGGACGTCGTCGACAGGCTCGAGGACGGCGAATCGCTGGCGCTCGTCTGCTATGAAAACACCGACAAAAAGCGGTGTCACCGGACAGTGCTTCGGGACGTGCTCGAGACGGAAGGGGCAGAAGTTCGGGACTGA
- the cdd gene encoding cytidine deaminase — translation MNDLLEAAREVQSAAHVPYSEYPVGAALETADGTVFVGCNIENANYSNSLHAEEVAVAEAVKNGHRDFSRLAVSSDRRDGVTPCGMCRQTLAEFCDDDLVVICDEGDDEEPTEYTLGELLPNTITEEMLE, via the coding sequence ATGAACGATCTGCTCGAGGCAGCCCGTGAGGTCCAGTCCGCGGCGCACGTCCCCTATTCCGAGTACCCCGTCGGTGCCGCCCTCGAGACCGCAGACGGCACGGTCTTCGTCGGCTGCAACATAGAGAACGCGAACTACAGTAACAGCCTCCACGCGGAGGAGGTCGCGGTCGCCGAGGCGGTCAAGAACGGCCACCGCGACTTCTCGAGACTCGCCGTCAGTTCCGACCGCCGGGACGGCGTCACCCCCTGCGGAATGTGCCGCCAGACCCTCGCCGAGTTCTGCGACGACGACCTCGTCGTGATCTGCGACGAAGGCGACGACGAGGAACCGACGGAGTACACGCTCGGCGAACTCCTGCCGAACACGATTACGGAGGAGATGCTCGAGTAG
- a CDS encoding MaoC family dehydratase, translated as MSHQNAAKNNIAAMTDAWATMTQTLFQSATAANRAAMSAMLAPNAASGPDGETVAASIPSIDHSNLDWQFDRTVDDAAHISVGDTVTFEKALSEDDVRAFAHVSGDTNRLHLDEEFASKTRFGERIVHGTLVSGLISAALARLPGLTIYLSQDLEFSGPVGIGDCVSARVEIVEDLGNDQYRLETVIRNEDDDATVINGEAVVLIDDMPEE; from the coding sequence ATGTCCCACCAGAACGCTGCGAAAAACAACATCGCTGCGATGACCGACGCGTGGGCGACGATGACGCAGACGCTCTTCCAGAGCGCAACCGCTGCAAACCGTGCAGCCATGTCCGCAATGCTAGCCCCGAACGCGGCGAGCGGGCCCGATGGCGAAACCGTCGCCGCGTCGATCCCCTCCATCGACCACTCCAACCTCGACTGGCAGTTCGACCGAACCGTCGACGACGCCGCACACATCAGCGTCGGCGACACCGTCACGTTCGAAAAGGCGCTGAGCGAGGACGACGTCCGCGCGTTCGCCCACGTGAGCGGCGATACGAACCGGCTCCACCTCGACGAGGAGTTCGCGAGCAAAACCCGATTCGGCGAGCGGATCGTCCACGGCACCCTCGTCTCGGGCCTCATCAGCGCCGCACTGGCCCGACTCCCCGGACTCACGATCTACCTCTCTCAAGATCTCGAGTTCAGCGGCCCCGTCGGCATCGGTGACTGCGTCTCCGCTCGCGTCGAGATCGTCGAAGATCTCGGCAACGACCAGTACCGCCTCGAGACGGTCATCCGGAACGAAGACGACGACGCGACGGTGATCAACGGCGAGGCAGTCGTCCTGATCGACGACATGCCCGAGGAGTAG
- a CDS encoding BMP family lipoprotein, which translates to MVRNRRRFLTGATAAGLTMAAGCVGGFGAESEESTVQIGMVYATGGLGDNSFNDMAEQGLLDAQDDFDISFDDAEPETEGEFPDAQRSFAESGDYDLVSCIGFAQLDALEENAEQYSDQDFILIDEELDGRDNVRNYLFDEPGGSFQVGHLAGLLTAEEFSAGNGETNPDADVVGFVGGAESPLIESFEAGFTAGVEHANDNAEVVTTYVGDFNDTTGGQEAALTMYQDDDADIVFHAAGRTGFGVLQAAESEGRFAIGVDADQSITEPDYADNILASMVKRVDEAMYTAVESVVNDEFEGGETERLGLEDGGIETVYGDTLGDEIPGEIKDQVEKSRQAIIDGEIDVPNEP; encoded by the coding sequence ATGGTGCGTAATAGACGACGATTCTTGACTGGTGCAACCGCCGCGGGACTAACGATGGCCGCCGGCTGTGTCGGTGGATTCGGCGCGGAGAGCGAGGAATCAACCGTCCAGATCGGAATGGTGTACGCGACTGGTGGCCTCGGCGACAACTCCTTCAACGACATGGCCGAGCAGGGGTTACTTGACGCACAGGACGACTTCGACATCTCGTTCGACGATGCCGAGCCGGAAACGGAAGGCGAGTTCCCCGACGCACAGCGGAGTTTCGCCGAGTCCGGTGACTACGATCTCGTTAGCTGTATCGGATTCGCCCAACTCGACGCGCTCGAGGAGAACGCCGAACAGTATTCTGACCAGGACTTCATCCTCATCGACGAGGAGTTGGACGGGCGGGACAACGTTCGAAACTACCTCTTCGACGAGCCGGGCGGCTCGTTCCAGGTCGGCCATCTGGCTGGTTTGTTGACCGCCGAGGAGTTCTCGGCGGGTAACGGCGAGACGAACCCGGACGCGGACGTCGTCGGCTTCGTCGGCGGTGCCGAATCGCCGTTGATCGAATCGTTCGAGGCCGGCTTCACCGCCGGCGTCGAGCACGCGAACGATAACGCCGAGGTCGTCACGACGTACGTCGGCGATTTCAACGACACCACCGGCGGTCAGGAAGCGGCCCTGACGATGTACCAGGATGACGACGCCGACATCGTCTTCCACGCGGCGGGACGAACCGGGTTCGGCGTCCTGCAGGCGGCCGAGTCCGAAGGTCGGTTCGCGATCGGTGTCGACGCCGACCAATCGATCACCGAGCCGGATTACGCGGATAACATCCTCGCGAGCATGGTCAAGCGGGTCGACGAGGCGATGTACACGGCGGTCGAATCCGTCGTCAACGACGAGTTCGAGGGTGGCGAAACGGAACGGCTCGGACTCGAGGACGGCGGTATCGAAACCGTCTACGGCGATACGCTCGGCGACGAGATTCCCGGCGAGATCAAAGACCAGGTCGAGAAGTCCAGACAGGCAATTATTGACGGCGAGATAGACGTCCCTAACGAACCGTAA
- a CDS encoding ABC transporter permease, with translation MRNPFSGVRSLYARRPIPVILGAVIVVLCFLWGTSPGWQAATLRLAVPIALAAIGGIFAEKSGVINIGIEGLLIVSAFSSIIVTYWLGAGESTLAISHHWWGLLAGVLVSTLFAFLFAIVCIEFKADQIIAGLALWLIALGLAPFISRIVFNSPNTAGVGRFEDVTIPLLSDLPLIGHLLFDTPPQVYIMLGAIAVGWYVFNRTSFGRWVVASGENPKALDTAGVDVRKVRYAAVILSGVFAGLGGAGFALGYLETFAGGGDTAMQGRGFIAIATYLLANYHPIGALGGAFLFAGLDALQIRLQTAGYAVPTELIRTVPHMTVIVVLVLIGRTRLPEAAGENYESGED, from the coding sequence ATGCGTAATCCGTTCTCCGGAGTGCGTTCGCTGTATGCCCGGCGACCGATCCCGGTGATACTCGGCGCCGTGATAGTCGTCTTGTGCTTCCTCTGGGGGACCTCTCCGGGGTGGCAGGCGGCGACGCTTCGCCTCGCGGTCCCGATCGCCCTCGCGGCGATCGGCGGCATCTTCGCCGAGAAGAGCGGTGTCATCAACATCGGTATCGAAGGGCTGCTTATCGTCTCCGCGTTCAGCTCGATCATCGTCACCTACTGGCTCGGTGCCGGCGAGTCGACGCTCGCCATCTCTCATCACTGGTGGGGGCTGCTCGCGGGCGTGCTCGTGAGTACGCTGTTCGCGTTCCTGTTCGCCATCGTCTGTATCGAGTTCAAGGCCGATCAGATCATCGCGGGACTGGCGCTCTGGCTCATCGCGCTCGGGCTCGCGCCCTTCATCTCGCGGATCGTCTTCAACAGTCCGAACACCGCCGGAGTCGGTCGGTTCGAGGACGTGACGATCCCACTGCTTTCCGATCTCCCGCTGATCGGCCACCTGCTGTTCGATACCCCGCCACAGGTCTACATCATGCTCGGCGCGATCGCCGTCGGCTGGTACGTCTTCAACCGAACGAGCTTCGGGCGGTGGGTCGTCGCCAGCGGGGAGAACCCCAAAGCGCTCGATACGGCCGGCGTCGACGTCCGAAAGGTCCGCTACGCGGCGGTCATCCTCTCGGGCGTGTTCGCCGGCCTCGGCGGGGCCGGGTTCGCCCTCGGCTACCTCGAGACGTTCGCCGGCGGTGGCGACACCGCCATGCAGGGACGCGGCTTCATCGCGATCGCGACCTACCTCCTCGCGAACTATCACCCGATCGGTGCCCTGGGCGGCGCGTTCCTCTTTGCGGGGCTCGACGCGCTCCAGATTCGACTCCAGACGGCCGGGTACGCCGTCCCGACGGAACTCATTCGCACCGTTCCCCACATGACGGTGATCGTCGTCCTCGTCCTCATCGGCCGCACGCGGCTGCCGGAAGCCGCCGGCGAGAACTACGAATCCGGCGAGGACTAA
- the phaC gene encoding class III poly(R)-hydroxyalkanoic acid synthase subunit PhaC, protein MKNPYATVLDMQRQAWEATADLAEKTRVAPERTETVENVEVGQTPSEVVYEENKLKLLHYEPMTEEQHDIPILIVYALINKPYILDLQPNRSVVQTLLEAGFDVYLIDWGEPSRLDRSLSLDDYVNRYIDNCVDEVRERSGQDSINILGYCMGGTKSAMYASLYPEKVENLALMASGLCFTGEGGVLELWGAEEYYDPETVTDTFGNVPAEFLDVGFALMDPVANNVTKYVRFFDNVEDEEFVENFARMERWLDEGIDVAGVAYEEFIGDIYQDNKLVENELYLGGKHVNIENIDMPVLQIVAEYDHLIPPEASTPFNDAIPSEDTETLEFATGHIGMSVSSRSHDELWPQVCEWFEERSNDTDVDSEPETPDPKDEDAALAEDVAGDESGPADLADGEAGVESESGFETDELDDETSDFHGEDRSDEEVAARGEADVQDEPAEPGEMNVDEDVVEEVASESASTAIESETDDLTDLNGVGQAYANDLADAGIETFDQLASADVAELAAETGISPSRIEDWIEQAQTR, encoded by the coding sequence ATGAAGAACCCGTACGCAACCGTCCTCGACATGCAACGGCAGGCGTGGGAGGCGACGGCGGATCTGGCCGAGAAAACGCGGGTCGCCCCCGAGCGGACCGAGACCGTCGAGAACGTCGAGGTCGGACAGACGCCGAGCGAGGTCGTCTACGAGGAGAACAAGCTCAAATTGCTCCACTACGAGCCGATGACGGAGGAGCAACACGACATCCCGATCCTCATCGTCTACGCGCTGATCAACAAGCCCTACATCCTCGATCTCCAGCCCAACCGTTCGGTAGTCCAGACGCTGCTCGAAGCCGGCTTCGACGTCTACCTGATCGACTGGGGCGAACCCTCGAGGCTGGACCGCTCGCTGTCGCTCGACGACTACGTCAACCGCTACATCGACAACTGCGTCGACGAGGTTCGCGAGCGCTCCGGGCAGGATTCCATCAACATCCTCGGCTACTGCATGGGCGGCACGAAGTCGGCCATGTACGCCTCGCTCTACCCCGAGAAGGTCGAGAACCTCGCGCTGATGGCCTCCGGGCTCTGTTTCACCGGGGAGGGCGGGGTGCTCGAACTCTGGGGCGCAGAGGAGTACTACGACCCCGAAACGGTCACCGACACGTTCGGCAACGTCCCCGCGGAGTTCCTCGACGTCGGCTTCGCGCTGATGGACCCCGTCGCGAACAACGTGACGAAGTACGTCCGGTTCTTCGACAACGTGGAAGACGAGGAGTTCGTCGAGAACTTCGCCCGGATGGAGCGCTGGCTCGACGAGGGGATCGACGTCGCCGGCGTCGCCTACGAGGAGTTCATCGGCGACATCTACCAGGACAACAAGCTTGTCGAGAACGAACTCTATCTCGGCGGCAAGCACGTCAACATCGAAAACATCGACATGCCGGTCCTCCAGATCGTCGCGGAGTACGACCACCTCATCCCGCCAGAGGCCTCGACGCCGTTCAACGACGCGATCCCCTCCGAGGATACCGAGACGCTCGAGTTCGCGACGGGCCACATCGGGATGTCGGTTTCCTCGCGCAGCCACGACGAACTCTGGCCGCAGGTCTGTGAGTGGTTCGAGGAGCGTTCGAACGACACCGATGTCGACTCCGAACCGGAGACGCCGGACCCCAAGGACGAAGACGCCGCGCTCGCCGAGGACGTCGCCGGGGACGAATCCGGTCCCGCGGATCTCGCCGACGGTGAAGCGGGCGTCGAGTCGGAGAGCGGCTTCGAGACCGACGAGTTAGACGACGAGACGAGCGATTTCCACGGCGAAGATCGATCGGACGAGGAAGTCGCCGCGCGCGGCGAAGCGGACGTTCAGGACGAGCCCGCGGAACCGGGCGAGATGAACGTCGACGAGGACGTCGTCGAAGAGGTCGCCAGCGAATCGGCGTCGACGGCGATCGAGTCAGAAACAGACGATCTGACCGACCTGAACGGTGTCGGCCAGGCCTACGCGAACGATCTGGCCGACGCCGGAATCGAAACGTTCGATCAACTCGCGTCCGCTGACGTTGCAGAACTCGCCGCCGAGACGGGGATCTCACCCAGCCGAATCGAAGACTGGATCGAACAGGCACAGACCCGATAG
- a CDS encoding poly(R)-hydroxyalkanoic acid synthase subunit — translation MTDSQPQMQDWNAFAEQWNEQFLDALEENMEAQAKFVESWSETVGEASDDTEVSDGLEGYARAYETWMNASQQMVDRMNDQLEGEDVDLEEFRDIWLNTSNEAFKDVMSTTAFAKMTGESVGDVLELQQQADEASQETLRTLGFATGDDVVEVGDRLVELERRQHAVEQKLDRVLEHLEDEQ, via the coding sequence ATGACAGATTCACAGCCCCAGATGCAGGACTGGAACGCGTTCGCCGAACAGTGGAACGAACAGTTTCTCGACGCGCTCGAGGAGAACATGGAGGCGCAGGCGAAGTTCGTCGAAAGTTGGTCGGAGACCGTCGGCGAGGCGAGCGACGATACCGAGGTTTCCGACGGTCTCGAAGGCTACGCCCGCGCCTACGAGACGTGGATGAACGCCTCCCAGCAGATGGTCGACCGGATGAACGATCAACTCGAGGGAGAGGACGTCGACCTCGAGGAGTTCCGCGACATCTGGCTCAACACCTCGAACGAGGCGTTCAAAGACGTGATGTCGACGACCGCGTTCGCCAAGATGACCGGCGAGAGCGTCGGCGACGTGCTCGAACTCCAGCAACAGGCCGACGAGGCGTCCCAGGAGACGCTGCGAACGCTCGGCTTCGCAACCGGAGACGACGTCGTCGAGGTCGGTGACCGCCTCGTCGAACTCGAGCGCCGCCAGCACGCCGTCGAGCAGAAACTCGACCGCGTCCTCGAACACCTCGAAGACGAACAATGA
- a CDS encoding AbrB/MazE/SpoVT family DNA-binding domain-containing protein codes for MTDDSDRTPWFPPAMFTEQMQEAGEQVAESQQEMLKKMMQASGSNPFDTDSSFGPMNMGTATFKARVQSGGRISIPGPEREALDIEEGDIVQTIVVPVKRNREDQP; via the coding sequence ATGACGGACGACTCCGACCGAACGCCCTGGTTTCCCCCTGCGATGTTCACCGAACAGATGCAGGAAGCGGGCGAGCAGGTTGCCGAATCCCAGCAGGAGATGTTGAAGAAGATGATGCAGGCGAGCGGCTCGAACCCGTTCGACACTGACTCGAGCTTCGGCCCGATGAACATGGGTACGGCAACCTTCAAGGCCCGCGTCCAGAGCGGGGGTCGGATCAGCATTCCCGGTCCGGAACGGGAAGCCCTCGACATCGAAGAGGGAGATATCGTCCAGACGATCGTCGTTCCCGTCAAGCGCAACCGAGAGGATCAACCATGA